In one window of Candidatus Neomarinimicrobiota bacterium DNA:
- a CDS encoding T9SS type A sorting domain-containing protein — protein MKRHTFFLLAVLIFTCSSLSGRGTNWVYRPDMTIYFHDMDSLANPFLCDVDSAGNIWVLSSTSTSLNAHNALYKAEPGDTIFTLFEDYSSIADVHSARGLAAINEDVFVAFRSTTTDISFVYEYPEGNPAAKIEYKGIPGFGTYIYGISVTKDRYMYGGIIYQGPRIRLWDFSGASDPVGLYVSPETTERDPGGPTATGEDAIRDVAIQKDLDYNDSSSPVYTSRNSLPGGNQGGVTVWTGGVQSDPSGYAPQALEDADSFLKWTNYVPNGLFVDHEGILWATGTDSTRRWVKGFQVDGSWATQVDELPSATSGDIADAEGAPLNVPEDVAISPDKKFAYVIDLANKCCYVFTNGDINSVKDPVKAESFLLNPAYPNPFNASTQLSFHIPHASQVDLTLYSVEGKPVKTLYSGWAPAGAHTIRFDAPENMSSGLYLVELKSSFGRQVRKIALMK, from the coding sequence ATGAAAAGACACACATTTTTTCTATTAGCTGTTCTGATTTTTACCTGTTCGTCACTCTCCGGACGGGGAACCAATTGGGTTTACAGGCCGGACATGACGATTTATTTTCACGATATGGACAGCCTGGCCAATCCCTTTCTCTGCGATGTGGATAGTGCCGGAAATATCTGGGTCCTTTCATCAACGTCAACATCCCTGAATGCCCATAACGCTCTGTACAAAGCAGAACCGGGCGATACAATTTTTACACTTTTTGAAGATTACTCTTCGATTGCAGATGTCCATTCAGCCCGGGGGCTTGCAGCGATTAATGAGGATGTTTTTGTTGCTTTCCGGTCCACGACAACGGATATCTCCTTCGTATATGAATATCCAGAAGGCAATCCGGCGGCGAAAATTGAATATAAAGGGATTCCCGGATTCGGAACATATATTTATGGTATAAGTGTCACGAAGGACCGCTATATGTATGGCGGCATCATTTATCAGGGCCCGCGGATTCGTCTTTGGGATTTTTCAGGTGCCTCGGATCCGGTGGGACTTTATGTTTCCCCTGAAACTACCGAGCGCGATCCGGGCGGTCCCACGGCTACCGGTGAAGATGCTATCCGGGATGTGGCCATTCAAAAAGATCTGGATTATAACGATTCCAGTTCTCCCGTCTATACTTCACGGAACAGCCTGCCCGGGGGAAATCAGGGCGGTGTTACGGTGTGGACCGGCGGTGTACAGAGCGATCCGTCAGGATATGCACCACAGGCCCTGGAAGATGCGGACAGTTTTCTGAAATGGACCAATTATGTGCCAAACGGCCTTTTTGTGGATCATGAAGGCATACTCTGGGCAACGGGGACTGACAGTACCCGCCGCTGGGTCAAAGGATTTCAGGTGGATGGAAGCTGGGCAACACAGGTGGATGAACTCCCCAGCGCCACCAGTGGCGATATTGCCGATGCAGAAGGGGCTCCTCTGAATGTACCCGAAGATGTGGCCATCAGCCCGGATAAGAAATTTGCATACGTCATCGACCTGGCCAATAAATGTTGCTATGTGTTTACCAACGGTGATATCAATAGTGTGAAAGACCCGGTCAAAGCGGAATCCTTTTTACTGAATCCTGCCTATCCCAATCCTTTTAATGCATCAACACAACTCAGTTTTCATATTCCCCATGCATCTCAGGTGGATTTGACACTCTATTCGGTGGAAGGGAAACCAGTGAAGACTCTTTATTCGGGATGGGCACCGGCCGGAGCTCATACCATCCGCTTTGATGCACCGGAAAACATGTCTTCCGGACTCTATCTGGTGGAGTTGAAATCCTCCTTTGGACGGCAGGTCCGAAAAATCGCGTTGATGAAGTAG
- the mgtE gene encoding magnesium transporter: MENTIPAPEIRELISKNDTRALQELFESEHPVRIAEWLSEFEPEEIRRALSVLPPQHQASVLINLDEDLQVKVVMTLSRGEASRLFTAMPHDDRADLFQLLSDEQQEELLPSLAHAEREDIRRLASYPEGSTGSVMTSDYVALPPDITAGEALNRMRLQAPDKETIYYAYVIDQSRKLIGFLSLKDLILAKPNTKIEDLMQREVICSRVSDDQEDTARKIQKYNLIAIPVINGGDALVGIVTHDDALDIITQEHTEDMEKFMAIAGSHETAAYMKTSAWEHFKNRGVWVFILAILGLISGMIVQQFQDMLVQFAILVTFMPMLAAAGGNTGSQSASLIVRALALDEVEPGDIFKILLKEFKVALLLGLLLGTMAFGRVFLLGSNMSVPHGYTLKTIGIAIAMAMGLQVLSATLFGAVLPLVAAKMKWDPAVVASPVLTSVVDITGLLIYFTTVTLILGL, from the coding sequence ATGGAAAATACGATTCCGGCCCCGGAAATCCGGGAATTGATTTCCAAAAACGATACCCGTGCTTTACAGGAACTTTTTGAGTCTGAACACCCGGTTCGGATTGCCGAATGGTTATCTGAATTTGAACCGGAAGAAATCCGCCGGGCTTTATCTGTCCTGCCGCCTCAACACCAGGCTTCAGTGCTCATTAATTTGGATGAAGATCTCCAGGTAAAAGTGGTGATGACCCTGAGCCGGGGAGAAGCATCCCGCCTTTTTACGGCCATGCCTCATGATGACCGGGCCGATTTGTTTCAGCTTCTCAGTGACGAACAGCAGGAAGAACTTCTTCCTTCGCTGGCTCATGCCGAACGGGAGGATATCCGCCGGCTGGCATCTTATCCCGAAGGAAGTACCGGATCCGTCATGACTTCCGACTATGTGGCCTTGCCGCCCGATATCACCGCAGGAGAGGCGCTGAACCGAATGCGACTCCAGGCACCGGATAAAGAGACGATTTATTATGCCTATGTGATTGACCAAAGCCGGAAATTGATCGGATTCCTATCCTTAAAAGATCTGATTCTCGCCAAACCCAATACAAAAATTGAAGATTTAATGCAACGGGAGGTGATCTGTTCCCGCGTTTCCGATGACCAGGAAGATACAGCCCGGAAAATCCAGAAATATAACCTCATCGCCATTCCGGTTATCAATGGCGGGGATGCCCTGGTGGGTATCGTAACTCACGATGATGCCCTGGATATTATCACCCAGGAACATACAGAGGATATGGAAAAGTTTATGGCCATTGCCGGTAGCCACGAAACGGCAGCCTATATGAAAACGTCGGCCTGGGAACATTTCAAGAACCGGGGTGTGTGGGTCTTTATCCTGGCGATTCTTGGATTGATCTCCGGGATGATAGTCCAGCAGTTCCAGGATATGCTGGTACAATTCGCAATTTTGGTTACCTTTATGCCCATGCTTGCTGCTGCCGGAGGAAATACGGGCTCCCAGTCTGCCTCCCTCATTGTCCGGGCCCTGGCCCTGGATGAGGTGGAACCGGGAGATATTTTTAAAATCCTCCTGAAGGAATTTAAAGTGGCCCTTTTGCTCGGACTCCTCCTGGGAACCATGGCATTCGGACGGGTCTTTCTCCTCGGTAGTAATATGTCAGTCCCCCATGGATATACCTTGAAAACGATAGGCATTGCCATTGCCATGGCGATGGGACTCCAGGTACTGTCAGCCACCCTCTTTGGAGCCGTCCTTCCCCTTGTCGCCGCAAAAATGAAATGGGATCCGGCCGTGGTTGCCAGTCCGGTTTTGACCAGTGTCGTGGATATAACAGGACTGCTGATCTATTTTACAACGGTGACCCTGATTCTGGGACTCTGA
- a CDS encoding family 10 glycosylhydrolase: MLHFKRFSGIASLFILSTFLFSMESLPAMRGIWLSRDAVASGRAAMRAEFERISEAGYNVVFVNNWFKGGMIYESDVLESYGGMRQLSEYSGRDPLQEAIEEGHRLGLEVHVWFEYGLWNWLSDDSTNVGPILENRRDWIMRDRDGRLFSVMSGSIYQFWMDPAHPQVVTFMTELFAECARRYPELDGIQTDRIRYPGTGFSFSQISRTSYMNETGGSDPVNLSESDPEWEDFVAWQERQTSDLAQAIYQAVKNENPACLVSSAVGPPYMLDGSSDKYQDWPTWGRERSVDLLCPMLYGLHSEINYWLDRCLQEFDDPLRYAPGFDIGTANPSTISQTITAIQNKNYAGAVTWYYGDLTDEKKDYLINTVYAQSVSTFHKSPTVDDMDARYTCQGNMIPVPGGYKDYFHTGVSGSTFSWCIPLYISGDYSLQVYIPEGWRGADTLRYTVTWQDQEETVSVHRHASGTWLTLLKRSFNYDDSVSVSIIGSNTGLIVADAVRLRQKEPLRIMDAFTPDQNNLNLLFNNPLKDGENSALNFFITPNVSIYLLTLDDDNPSIASLETSGFNPGITYIVTAFGLTDAEGDVNDSLFYTFQYHTGLDTVIDNTDSYFAVQSGTWSEESSVEGFTGVNYLTTPSGDGTARVFWRYAPPVGGFYRISAVFPADPGFVSDAMYILKDGTGYDTLSVNQSKPGENSCVLGTRWLDAGTHAVVKLHNECPLSPGKKVAADAVRFTRVFPSSVKPANPGMVLPRSFELSDNYPNPFNSHTRFSCVLRKRGKISLSIFNLQGREVMSLSKSYTPGQYSLELDFSNLTSGIYLYRASALGVNIMGKMLYIK; encoded by the coding sequence TTGCTTCATTTTAAACGCTTTTCAGGAATTGCATCCCTGTTTATCCTGAGTACCTTCCTGTTTTCCATGGAGTCCCTGCCTGCAATGCGGGGTATCTGGTTGAGTCGGGATGCCGTGGCTTCAGGACGGGCCGCTATGCGGGCTGAGTTTGAACGGATCAGCGAAGCCGGCTATAATGTGGTTTTTGTGAACAACTGGTTTAAAGGCGGGATGATTTATGAAAGTGATGTGCTGGAAAGCTATGGGGGAATGCGACAACTTTCAGAATATTCCGGCCGGGATCCCCTGCAGGAAGCCATCGAAGAAGGGCACCGTTTGGGACTCGAAGTCCATGTCTGGTTTGAATATGGCTTGTGGAACTGGCTCTCCGATGATTCCACCAATGTGGGACCGATATTGGAAAACCGCCGGGACTGGATCATGCGGGATAGAGACGGCCGGCTTTTCAGCGTCATGTCCGGCTCCATCTACCAGTTCTGGATGGACCCGGCACATCCGCAGGTAGTAACCTTTATGACGGAACTCTTTGCCGAATGTGCCCGCCGTTATCCCGAACTGGACGGCATTCAGACAGACCGGATACGCTATCCCGGCACCGGTTTTTCCTTTTCCCAAATCAGCCGAACGTCCTATATGAATGAAACTGGCGGGTCGGATCCGGTGAATCTTTCCGAAAGCGATCCTGAATGGGAAGATTTCGTCGCCTGGCAAGAGCGACAAACAAGTGATCTGGCACAGGCAATCTATCAAGCGGTAAAAAATGAAAATCCTGCCTGCCTGGTGTCTTCTGCCGTAGGGCCGCCATATATGCTGGACGGAAGCAGTGATAAATACCAGGATTGGCCCACCTGGGGCAGGGAACGATCGGTGGATCTCCTGTGTCCCATGCTCTATGGACTTCATTCAGAAATCAATTACTGGCTGGATCGCTGTCTTCAGGAATTTGATGACCCGCTGCGCTATGCTCCGGGTTTTGATATCGGCACGGCCAATCCATCCACCATATCTCAAACCATTACGGCAATCCAAAATAAAAATTATGCCGGTGCTGTTACCTGGTATTATGGGGATCTTACTGATGAAAAAAAAGATTATTTGATCAATACAGTCTATGCCCAATCTGTCAGCACCTTTCATAAATCCCCCACCGTGGATGACATGGATGCCCGTTACACCTGTCAGGGGAATATGATACCCGTGCCGGGAGGGTATAAGGACTATTTCCACACCGGTGTTTCCGGCAGTACTTTTTCCTGGTGTATTCCCCTCTACATCTCAGGGGATTACTCCCTCCAGGTCTATATTCCGGAAGGATGGAGGGGAGCCGATACACTCCGGTATACTGTTACATGGCAGGACCAGGAAGAAACAGTGTCGGTGCACAGGCACGCCTCCGGTACTTGGCTAACCCTTCTGAAACGGTCGTTTAATTATGATGATTCCGTGAGTGTCTCCATTATCGGAAGCAATACGGGTTTGATTGTGGCCGACGCCGTCCGGCTGAGACAAAAAGAGCCTCTCCGGATTATGGATGCCTTTACACCGGATCAAAACAACCTGAACCTCCTTTTTAACAATCCCCTGAAGGATGGCGAAAACAGTGCCTTGAATTTTTTTATAACCCCCAATGTCTCCATCTATTTACTCACTCTTGATGACGACAATCCGTCTATAGCAAGCCTGGAAACATCCGGTTTTAATCCGGGCATCACATACATCGTAACGGCTTTTGGTCTGACGGATGCCGAAGGGGATGTGAATGACAGCCTTTTTTATACGTTTCAGTACCATACGGGGCTGGATACGGTGATTGATAATACGGACAGCTATTTTGCCGTTCAGTCGGGAACCTGGTCGGAGGAAAGTTCAGTCGAAGGTTTTACGGGAGTCAATTATCTGACAACTCCTTCCGGTGACGGGACCGCCCGTGTTTTTTGGCGTTATGCCCCGCCGGTGGGCGGTTTTTATCGTATTTCTGCCGTGTTTCCGGCAGATCCGGGCTTTGTGTCCGATGCCATGTACATTCTGAAAGACGGGACCGGTTATGATACGCTTTCTGTTAATCAGAGCAAGCCGGGAGAAAACAGCTGTGTCTTGGGAACCCGGTGGCTTGATGCAGGTACCCATGCCGTCGTCAAACTCCATAATGAATGCCCTTTGAGCCCGGGAAAAAAGGTTGCTGCCGATGCAGTACGCTTCACCCGGGTTTTTCCCTCATCAGTTAAACCGGCAAATCCGGGAATGGTTTTACCCCGTTCTTTTGAATTAAGCGACAATTATCCCAACCCCTTTAACAGTCACACCCGCTTTTCCTGTGTGCTCCGGAAGAGGGGAAAGATATCCCTGAGTATCTTTAATCTGCAGGGGAGAGAAGTTATGTCTCTCTCAAAAAGCTATACACCTGGACAGTATTCTCTCGAGCTGGATTTTTCAAACCTGACATCCGGGATTTATCTCTATCGGGCTTCAGCTCTCGGAGTAAACATCATGGGGAAAATGTTGTATATTAAGTAG
- a CDS encoding carboxypeptidase-like regulatory domain-containing protein: MKSICLNSWKIFFGVILAAGLLNAQTRGKISGRVYDAKTEQPLVGANVIIVGQEMGAASDADGNFTILRVYPGSYELKVTYIGYATATLQDVRVYVDRTTFLEIPMSVKGVEMEEVVVTAEKPVIVRDKTFSSSSVDYEDIEKTPAEGMRDIMELNTSFQQNPNGTYSLRGGGSFDINFMIDGVTQENSNTGVPGTNYMGERANTSWKYDFNPLGIKQMELISGGFSAEYGNAQSGVVKIVTKEGSSEFQGEVRLEYRAPGKYHFGDYLYSKNQFEWQKWGALEAWFKTNYFLLPRDQQIGNPYTENGVPYNLYTYNEATGTYEPYRISLKDSLAVDYYNQWLSNRTPEGESMDVAEDFTWVQVYDTTEAGVIPAYRKEWQLSSVTNDENLLGVYDYRELVYKRLLFGFGGPIGNLPGWTFFLSGEKRKKPTRLPTNEQYTDYDNINLTTVSKLDKKLTLRSMFQYQHNRSGIFSGSDDVRWASPVGSLSFHSGQHKYLLITVPPKDEFAWIQSFNFTYLFTPEAFFDLTLSHTYERYEVNTTPLSTKWQVPQGNWDEGYTRLVWDPSATSYNQDVRTHIWAVRGDYTNQITHNHQLKTGFQATSRDMHYSSVSSAYVNAFIYKTGFAEYYKAKPLTLAAYIQDRMEYKGMIANLGLRADAFNNFTDVPTDEWNPLYMGTGANAIGDPETEPSKFHFAISPRAGLSFPIGEATAFRLQYGHFYAVPNFRHTLSKSTYQGWIMYGNANLGFLKTISYEFGVQHSLWGTHKLDVVAYYKDMTRQTTNIRRHFSTGSVGRSATDPYAATYVNTGFGTSKGIEVEFEKHSAGRLKYRFKYTLSRTSGGVYGPSEIWAEDDPNRPYSDRKYIQRANDNITSLDKTHALSAVFSYSFGYKEGISLWGFYPFQYFSTSLTYSVRSGVPYTLVETYEQTFNLTNNRRYPMEYETNLSMSKVFRLFGYRTTLSYRIENLFNNKWLTPFDPYAEADDLLKWVNTSKTAEDDPYKYFRVYRNIPRQIFFTFGVSF, encoded by the coding sequence ATGAAGTCTATTTGCTTAAACAGTTGGAAAATTTTCTTTGGAGTGATCCTTGCGGCAGGACTCCTCAATGCCCAGACGCGGGGGAAAATTTCCGGCCGTGTGTATGATGCTAAAACGGAACAACCGCTGGTTGGCGCTAATGTGATTATCGTGGGACAGGAAATGGGAGCCGCCTCCGATGCTGACGGAAATTTTACCATCCTTCGGGTCTACCCCGGTTCCTATGAGCTGAAAGTCACATATATCGGGTATGCTACGGCTACGTTACAGGATGTTCGGGTTTATGTAGACCGAACCACCTTTCTGGAAATCCCTATGTCCGTGAAAGGAGTGGAAATGGAAGAAGTGGTGGTTACGGCCGAAAAACCCGTGATTGTCCGGGATAAAACCTTCAGTTCCTCCAGTGTGGATTATGAAGATATCGAAAAAACACCGGCTGAAGGCATGCGGGATATCATGGAGCTGAATACCAGCTTTCAGCAGAATCCCAACGGGACCTATTCTCTGCGAGGCGGGGGAAGTTTTGATATCAATTTTATGATAGACGGTGTCACTCAGGAAAATTCCAATACAGGGGTGCCCGGAACCAATTACATGGGTGAACGGGCCAATACATCCTGGAAATATGATTTCAATCCCCTGGGAATTAAACAAATGGAATTGATCTCCGGCGGATTCAGTGCCGAGTATGGCAATGCTCAATCGGGTGTGGTGAAAATTGTGACCAAGGAAGGGTCTTCGGAATTTCAGGGAGAGGTCCGGCTGGAATATCGTGCCCCGGGGAAATACCACTTTGGTGATTATCTCTACAGCAAAAACCAGTTTGAATGGCAGAAATGGGGGGCTCTTGAAGCCTGGTTCAAGACAAATTATTTTCTGCTGCCCCGGGATCAGCAGATTGGAAATCCCTATACGGAAAATGGTGTTCCCTATAATCTCTATACCTACAATGAAGCAACCGGTACGTATGAACCCTACCGGATTTCACTGAAGGATTCCCTGGCGGTCGATTACTACAATCAGTGGCTTTCCAACCGGACACCCGAAGGGGAATCCATGGATGTGGCAGAGGACTTCACCTGGGTGCAGGTCTACGACACCACGGAGGCAGGCGTTATCCCTGCCTACCGCAAAGAATGGCAGTTGTCATCCGTGACGAATGATGAAAATCTGTTGGGGGTCTACGATTACCGCGAGCTGGTCTATAAACGGCTGCTGTTTGGCTTTGGCGGTCCCATCGGAAACCTGCCCGGATGGACTTTCTTTCTTTCCGGCGAAAAGCGGAAGAAACCTACACGATTGCCTACAAATGAACAGTATACGGACTATGACAACATCAATTTAACCACTGTCAGTAAACTGGATAAAAAACTGACCCTTCGTTCCATGTTTCAGTATCAGCACAACCGGAGCGGCATTTTTTCCGGATCTGATGATGTGCGCTGGGCATCGCCCGTGGGAAGTCTCTCTTTTCACAGCGGTCAGCATAAGTACCTGCTGATTACCGTCCCCCCAAAAGATGAATTTGCCTGGATACAATCATTTAATTTTACCTACCTTTTTACGCCTGAAGCCTTTTTTGACCTCACGCTTTCTCACACGTATGAAAGGTATGAAGTAAATACCACTCCCCTCTCTACAAAATGGCAGGTTCCCCAGGGAAACTGGGATGAAGGATATACCCGGCTTGTCTGGGATCCTTCCGCCACGTCATATAACCAGGATGTAAGAACCCATATCTGGGCGGTTCGCGGGGACTATACCAATCAAATCACCCATAATCATCAACTGAAAACCGGTTTTCAGGCAACTTCCAGGGATATGCACTATAGTTCCGTTTCCAGCGCTTATGTGAATGCCTTTATTTATAAGACGGGATTTGCCGAATATTATAAAGCAAAACCTCTGACCCTGGCGGCCTATATACAGGACCGGATGGAATATAAAGGTATGATAGCCAATCTGGGACTCCGGGCCGATGCCTTCAATAACTTTACCGATGTCCCCACCGATGAGTGGAATCCTCTCTACATGGGAACGGGCGCAAATGCCATCGGAGATCCGGAAACCGAACCCTCGAAATTTCATTTTGCCATTTCTCCCCGGGCAGGACTCTCATTTCCTATCGGTGAAGCTACGGCATTCAGATTGCAGTACGGCCATTTCTACGCCGTGCCGAATTTTCGCCATACCCTTTCAAAATCCACCTACCAGGGATGGATTATGTACGGGAATGCAAACTTGGGTTTTTTGAAAACCATCAGTTATGAATTTGGGGTGCAACACAGTTTATGGGGGACTCATAAGCTGGATGTGGTGGCCTATTATAAGGATATGACCCGGCAAACCACTAATATCCGCCGCCATTTTTCCACCGGAAGTGTGGGCCGGAGCGCCACCGATCCTTACGCGGCAACCTATGTTAATACGGGATTTGGCACATCCAAGGGGATTGAGGTGGAATTTGAAAAACACAGTGCCGGACGCTTGAAATATCGTTTTAAATATACACTTTCAAGAACATCCGGAGGTGTGTACGGTCCTTCGGAAATTTGGGCGGAGGACGATCCCAATCGTCCTTATAGTGACCGGAAATATATCCAAAGAGCCAATGACAACATTACATCTCTGGATAAAACCCATGCCCTGAGCGCCGTCTTCAGTTACTCTTTCGGATACAAAGAGGGTATCAGCCTGTGGGGATTTTATCCTTTTCAATACTTTTCCACTTCCCTGACCTATTCCGTCCGGAGCGGCGTACCCTATACGCTGGTGGAAACCTACGAGCAGACCTTCAACCTGACCAACAACCGACGCTATCCCATGGAATATGAAACCAACCTCTCCATGTCCAAAGTGTTCCGCCTTTTTGGTTACCGGACAACCCTCTCCTACCGAATTGAAAATCTTTTCAACAACAAATGGCTTACGCCTTTTGATCCCTATGCAGAGGCCGACGACTTGCTCAAATGGGTGAATACATCCAAAACTGCGGAAGATGACCCCTATAAATATTTCCGGGTCTACAGGAATATTCCCCGGCAGATTTTCTTTACCTTTGGAGTGTCGTTTTGA